The Gloeobacter violaceus PCC 7421 DNA window CGATGCACACCTATATGCTCCACAAACAGGGCACCGTCGAGGAAAAAATCCGCGCCCTCCCCCGCTCCGCCACCAGCGATCTGTACTCAGAAGCCGAAAAAGTCGCCCTCGAATACGCCGAGCGGATCACCGTGCCGTCCACGATGGTCACCGAGGGCCTGTTCGAGCGGCTCAAAGCCCACTACGGCGAAGGGGACATCGTCGAATTAACCGCAGTGATCAGCACCCTCAACTTCTGGACGAAATTTATTGACGCCCTCGAAATTCCCCTCGACGACGTGTTCAAAGAGTAGAGCGCGACCTTACCGAACGGCGTAAAGCCTCCGGATTTATCCGTGGGGAGGATGTCAAACCTCCTGGATCAGCTTCTCCCACCCCAGCGACTTGAGGGCGTTGTTGCGATCGAGGGGCTTGCGCACCATCTTCAGCATGTCGTGGGCGTTGGTGAAGCCGTGGATCATCGCAAAGGTAAACTCGACCGACCACTTGGTGGTGATGCCGCGGGCCTCCAGCGGGTTGGCGTGGGCCATGCCGGTGATCACCAGATCGGGTTTGCACGCGTAGATACGCTGGATCTGGTTGTAGTTGTCGGGTTTTTCGACGATGCGCACCGGCGGGTGGCCCAGTTCGCGGCAGGTGCGGTCGAGCAACTCGAGTTCGGCCTGCTGGTAGCGCTTGTCCATGTAGGGGATACCCACCTCGTGGACGATCATGCCGCAGCGGATCAAAAAGCGCGCCATCGAAACTTCGAGCAGGTTGTCGCCCATGAAGAAGACCGAGCGGCCCTTGAGAAATTCGACGTCGTCGCGCAGCGCATCCCAGATCTGCTGCTCGCGTTCATCGAGGCCTTTGGGGATGACACCCAGAGCCTGGCAGATGGCCTCGATCCAGCCGCGGGTGCCGTCGGGGCCGATCGGAAAAGGCGTGGTGATCAAATTGCAGCGCATCCGGCGCTGCAGGGCCGAGGCGGTGCGGCTCAAAAACGGGTTGACCCCGGCTACATAGGTCACCCCCTGCTCGACGATGGGCAGCTCCGTGTAGCGCGGCGCCGGCAGCCAGCCGGAAACGCGGATGCCCTGTTTTTTCAGTTCCAGTGTCAGTTGGTTGACCACCGGGTCGGTGAGCGAGCCGAACAGCACCAGAGGCTGGTGATCGACGTACTCCGAAGGAGCGGGACCGGCTTTTTTCTCGTCTTTTTTGCCGTGGCTAAACAGCGTGCGCAAGCCGCCGGTGCGTTCCTTTTTTTCTTCTTCGGATCGCACTTCCTGCGGGGCCGGGCAGCGGGAAGCCATAGCGGCCAACACCGTGTCCTCGCCCTGGGTAAAGGCATAGTCGAGGCCGTTGGCCCGCGCCACCACGATCGGGATGCCGATTTCGTCTTCAAGCTTGGGGGCGATCCCTTCGAGGTCCATCTTGATGATTTCGGTGGTGCAGGTGCCGATCCAGACGATCACCGAGGGGTTACGGTCCTTTTTGACCTGCAGACACAGCCGCTGCAACTCGTCGTAGGCGTTGAGCTTGGCGTTGACGTCGCCTTCTTCAAGCTCGGCCATCGCATAGCGCGGCTCGGCGAAGATCATCACACCCATGGCGTTCTGCAGAAAATATCCGCAGGTCTTGGTGCCGATGACCAAAAAGAAACTGTCTTCGATCTTCTGGTAGAGCCAGGCGACGCAGGAGATCGGGCAGAAAGTATGGTAATTACCCGTCTCGCATTCAAATTGCGGCCCACTGCTTGTTGTCGGCTGCGAAACCATTGTGTGCGGTGCTCCTGAAAATTAAGCGGGAACGGGAGTGCGGCTGTAGAAGTCGGACAACAGCTCAAAGAGTGCGCGGTCGGGACATTCTTGGGGCACCACGCCTTCGGGGCAAGCAAGAAGGTGATCGGCGATGTTGAGGTAGTACTGGCAGACCGGTTCGAGGGAAGGGTCGGTCTCGGCCATCTCGAAGATCGTCTTGCCCTTGACGCGCGAAACGCGAATGTCTTCGATGAGGGGCAAAATTTCGAGTACTGGCATCGGCACCGCCTCGACGTACTTGTCGATGAGGTCGCGTTTATTGGTGCGGTTGCCCACCAGACCCGCCAGTTTCAGCGGGTGGGTGCGGGCCTTCTCGCGGCACGATGCGGCGATGCGGTTGGCGGCAAATAGAGCGTCAAATCCGTTGTCGGTAATAATCACGCAGTAATCGGCGTAATTGAGCGGGGCGGCGAATCCGCCGCAGACGACATCGCCCAGGACATCGAACAGAATCACGTCGTGATCTTCGAAGGCGCGCAACTCTTTAAGCAGCTTCATCGTCTCGCCCACCACGTAGCCGCCGCAGCCGGCCCCCGCCGGCGGACCGCCCGCCTCCACGCAGTGCACGCCGCCGTAACCTTCGTAGATCACATCTTCGGCGTAGACATCTTCGTAGTGATAATCTTTCTCTTCGAGCGTGTCGATGATTGTCGGGATGAGAAACCCAGTCAGGGTAAACGTGCTGTCGTGCTTGGGATCGCAACCGATTTGCAATACCCGACGGCCACGCTTGGCCAAAGCCACCGAAATGTTGCAGCTGGTCGTCGATTTTCCGATGCCACCCTTGCCGTAGACTGCTAGCTTCACGACGATACTCCTTTGCGCAAACAACGGAGATCTAGGCCGTTGCTGGGTTTCACTCTACACTACAACCGCAAATGCCCAAGAAAATGCGGCTCATTGCAACGTTATATGAAGAGCGGGGGATGCCCGGATTGACATGTCGGGACAGTCTGTTACAATCCGTGAAGTTTTAACCGCTCGTACTCGTGAGGAGGTTCTGGTCGTGTCCAGAAGCGCCATCCCGGCAGACCGGCGCGGTCGCCAGCTGCTCAAACAGATTCCCCAGTTTCGCATTTGCTGCTCTGAGGACAAGCCGGTCACCGCCGCCCGCCGATTCGTTCAAGAAAACAACATCGTGCCGCCGGCGGTGATCGCGGTGCAGCGCAACCAGCAGGCGGCCGAGCGCTTTTTCTGGTCGACGCGGGGACTATTTGGGGCGCGCTACGCCGAGGAGCACTATTTTCTATTTCCGTCGCTGGTGGCGATCGTGCACCAGCAGGCCAATGTGGGCGAGCAAAAAGTCGGCTGACCAACCGAGGCTATGCTTGAAGTAGAGCCCCACCCGTAAAGAGACATTGCCATGTCGATGCTTGAGACCCGCGCGGAGCGCATGGTCATCAATCTCGGGCCGCACCACCCCTCGATGCACGGTGTGCTGCGCCTGATTGTCACCCTTGACGGCGAGAATGTGGTCGATTGCGTGCCGGTGCTCGGCTATCTGCACCGCTCGATGGAGAAGATTGCCGAGAGCCGCACAATTATCCAGTACCTGCCCTACGTGACGCGCTGGGATTACCTGGCGACGATGTTCACCGAGGCGATCACCGTCAACGCGCCGGAGCAGTTGGCCGGGGTACAGGTACCGCGCCGGGCGCGGTACATCCGTGTGATCATGCTCGAACTGTCGCGGATTGCCAGCCATCTGTTGTGGCTCGGACCGTTTATGGCCGACATCGGCGCCACCTCGCCGTTTTTTTATATCTTCCGCGAGCGGGAGATGATCTACGACCTCTTTGAGGCGGCCACCGGCATGCGGATGATGCACAATTACTTTCGCGTCGGCGGGGTGGCGGTGGACTTGCCCTACGGCTGGGTAGACAAGGCAAGAGACTTCTGCAATTACCTGCCGCCCAAAATCGACGAGTACGAACGGCTAATCACCAACAACCCGATCTTCCGAGGCCGCGTCGAAGGCCTCGGCTACATCGGCCGCGAGGATGCGATCAACTGGGGGCTTTCCGGGCCGATGCTGCGCGCCTCGGGGGTCAACTGGGATCTGCGCAAGGTTGATCACTACGAAATTTACGACGAACTGGACTGGAATGTCGCCTGGGACACCGGCGGCGACACCCTGGCGCGCTACGTCGTGCGCATCCAGGAAATGCGCGAATCGGTCAAAATGATTCGCCAGGCCCTCGATCAACTGCCCGGCGGCCCCTACGAGAATCTGGAGGCCCAGCGGCTGTCCGGCGGCCCCAAGTCCGAATGGAATGGCTTCGACTACCAGTTCATCGGCAAGAAGTCCTCTCCGACTTTTAAGATGCCCAGGGGCGAGCACTACGTGCGCGTCGAAGCGCCCAAGGGCGAGCTGGGGGTGTATCTGATCGGCGACGACAGTACCTTCCCGTGGCGCTGGAAGATTCGGCCGCCCGGGTTTATCAACCTGGCGGTCCTGCCCAAGCTGGTGCAGGGGACGAAGCTTGCCGACTTGATGGCGATTCTCGGGTCGGTGGACATCATCATGGGCGAGGTCGACCGCTAGCGCCCCGGCTGTAACCAGTACAGGACGCTCGTGGCGGCGAAGATCGCCATCATCCCGATCGACAGGCCGTACCAGAACTGCAAGGGCCGGTCCAGCAGCACGGTTTCCTCCGGGGCGAACCAGCCCATCTCGGCGGCCTGGCGCAAAATCCGGCCGCTCAGCCAGCAAAGAGCGAGCAGCAGCAAGCCGCCCACGACCACACCGCCCGAATCCTGCCGGTAAAAGCTGTACCAGGCGAGGGTCGGCCAGTCGATGCCGGGCGTGCTCTGCCGCCACAGCCGCCAACCCAGAAGCGCGCAGGCGAGGGCCACCCCGCCCAGGTAGAGCGCCCGGTTCAGCATCCGCCGCCCCCGCCGGTATAGATGACTTCCCAGGTTCCCTCCCGGCGCTTGAGGATCTGATAGCGGTAGACTTCGTTTGCTGTCTGCTCGACAATCAACTCCGGGGTGCCGTCGCGGTCGAGATCGATAGTATCGCGGAACACCTGGCCGATAAAGTCCTGGCCGTAGATGTCAGAAAAGCGCTTTTGCTCGGCGTAGACCACCTGCCAGCCTTCGTCGACGGATTCGAGCAGCACAAAGGCCGTCGCCCCCGCCCGCCCCACCGAATCGGCCAGGGCGCTCACGGTGCCCACCAGGGCCGGTTTGCCCGCCACGCTGATCCGGGCGGCGTCGGTCAACTGGGCGGCTTGCAGATAGGACGGGGTCAGGCCCAACTGGCCGAGCCGTTCGCGGGCCGTCCGCTCGAGGAGGGCGCGCTCCTGAGCGGTGAGTGCCGCCGCCGGTTGGGGCGAATCGAGGAGGAGCGCCGTGCTCGCAAGCCAGTAGGTGAGCCCCTGGGCGCTGAAGGTTTCTGGGCCCGCCGGGACGCTCAACTGCAGCCGGGCGCTGTACTGGGCCGGGTAGCAGCTGTATTCGGCCGCCCCGGTGGCCTGCACCCTGCCCACCAGCTGTCCCTGGCGGTAAAGGGGCAGCACCCGCTCCGCTGTATGGCGCTCCATGAATTTCGTGTCGCCGGTCGGCTCGTAGAAATGGCCCTTCTCGATTTTGACCACCGGCTCGATGGTCACCCCGCCGTGCTCGCGGTCCTGGGTGACCAGAAACAGGACCGTATCGACGTAGCCGGGAGCCGAACAGGTGACCAGCAACAGGCTGCACAGCGCCAAAAGCTGTCTCCATGCTCTTGCTGGAGGAAATGAAGGCAGTGCGATGGCTGGGAAATTCCAGGAATAGTGCTGACTTTTGAGCGACATCCAGATGGGCATGTGCCGGCGGACCCCTGCGGACTACCAGACTAGCGCACCTGTGCCTGGCGGTATCATGGGGTGGGTTTTCAAGTGACGCAACCCACTCTATTGCTGTTTATTCGGGAGAAGACGCCCATGGCCCTCAACGTCGGAGACAAAGCCCCCGACTTCACCGCCAAGGACACCCACGGCAACACCGTGTCGCTCGCCAGTCTGGCCGGCAAGAAGTTTGTCCTCTACTTTTACCCCAAAGACGACACCCCCGGCTGCACCAAGGAAGCCTGCTCCTTCCGCGACAACTGGTCGACTTATCAAGCCCAGGGTCTCGGCGTCTACGGTGTGAGCATGGACGACGAGGCGTCCCACCAGGCTTTCACCAGCAAGTACGCACTGCCCTTTCCGCTTCTGGCCGACACCGACGGTACACTTGCCAAAGCCTACGACGCCGACGCCGGCAACTACGCCAAGCGCATCACCTACGTCATCGACGAAGCGGGCAAGATCGCTCAAGTCTTCACCTCCGTCAACTCCGCTTCCCACGCGAGCGATGTGCTCGCCGCCGTCGGTGTCTAGGCGATGAGCGAACCGCTCAACGTGGGCGATCCGGCGCCGGAGTTTGCTGCGGAGCAGACCAGCGGCGAGCGGCTGTCCCTCGCCGATCTACGCGGGAAAAAAGTGGTGC harbors:
- a CDS encoding DUF3155 domain-containing protein, which produces MSRSAIPADRRGRQLLKQIPQFRICCSEDKPVTAARRFVQENNIVPPAVIAVQRNQQAAERFFWSTRGLFGARYAEEHYFLFPSLVAIVHQQANVGEQKVG
- the bchL gene encoding ferredoxin:protochlorophyllide reductase (ATP-dependent) iron-sulfur ATP-binding protein — its product is MKLAVYGKGGIGKSTTSCNISVALAKRGRRVLQIGCDPKHDSTFTLTGFLIPTIIDTLEEKDYHYEDVYAEDVIYEGYGGVHCVEAGGPPAGAGCGGYVVGETMKLLKELRAFEDHDVILFDVLGDVVCGGFAAPLNYADYCVIITDNGFDALFAANRIAASCREKARTHPLKLAGLVGNRTNKRDLIDKYVEAVPMPVLEILPLIEDIRVSRVKGKTIFEMAETDPSLEPVCQYYLNIADHLLACPEGVVPQECPDRALFELLSDFYSRTPVPA
- a CDS encoding NAD(P)H-quinone oxidoreductase subunit H is translated as MSMLETRAERMVINLGPHHPSMHGVLRLIVTLDGENVVDCVPVLGYLHRSMEKIAESRTIIQYLPYVTRWDYLATMFTEAITVNAPEQLAGVQVPRRARYIRVIMLELSRIASHLLWLGPFMADIGATSPFFYIFREREMIYDLFEAATGMRMMHNYFRVGGVAVDLPYGWVDKARDFCNYLPPKIDEYERLITNNPIFRGRVEGLGYIGREDAINWGLSGPMLRASGVNWDLRKVDHYEIYDELDWNVAWDTGGDTLARYVVRIQEMRESVKMIRQALDQLPGGPYENLEAQRLSGGPKSEWNGFDYQFIGKKSSPTFKMPRGEHYVRVEAPKGELGVYLIGDDSTFPWRWKIRPPGFINLAVLPKLVQGTKLADLMAILGSVDIIMGEVDR
- a CDS encoding ferredoxin:protochlorophyllide reductase (ATP-dependent) subunit N, which gives rise to MVSQPTTSSGPQFECETGNYHTFCPISCVAWLYQKIEDSFFLVIGTKTCGYFLQNAMGVMIFAEPRYAMAELEEGDVNAKLNAYDELQRLCLQVKKDRNPSVIVWIGTCTTEIIKMDLEGIAPKLEDEIGIPIVVARANGLDYAFTQGEDTVLAAMASRCPAPQEVRSEEEKKERTGGLRTLFSHGKKDEKKAGPAPSEYVDHQPLVLFGSLTDPVVNQLTLELKKQGIRVSGWLPAPRYTELPIVEQGVTYVAGVNPFLSRTASALQRRMRCNLITTPFPIGPDGTRGWIEAICQALGVIPKGLDEREQQIWDALRDDVEFLKGRSVFFMGDNLLEVSMARFLIRCGMIVHEVGIPYMDKRYQQAELELLDRTCRELGHPPVRIVEKPDNYNQIQRIYACKPDLVITGMAHANPLEARGITTKWSVEFTFAMIHGFTNAHDMLKMVRKPLDRNNALKSLGWEKLIQEV
- a CDS encoding peroxiredoxin, giving the protein MALNVGDKAPDFTAKDTHGNTVSLASLAGKKFVLYFYPKDDTPGCTKEACSFRDNWSTYQAQGLGVYGVSMDDEASHQAFTSKYALPFPLLADTDGTLAKAYDADAGNYAKRITYVIDEAGKIAQVFTSVNSASHASDVLAAVGV
- a CDS encoding carboxymuconolactone decarboxylase family protein — protein: MRIPPIEPESADKQLKTVYDALKKQYGTELNPLKVLAHRPQVMRAVMNLYGAIHTHSDTISDELKELISLRVAQINSCRDYCVPMHTYMLHKQGTVEEKIRALPRSATSDLYSEAEKVALEYAERITVPSTMVTEGLFERLKAHYGEGDIVELTAVISTLNFWTKFIDALEIPLDDVFKE